In Methanobacteriales archaeon HGW-Methanobacteriales-1, one DNA window encodes the following:
- a CDS encoding DUF434 domain-containing protein, with the protein MRLGEITFNSQDKIKNAKLDLRYLLNQNYRKKVALNFVANHYLLNKNCRNYLARSVFSDSVSQSRKSKLVNLEDIKDSILFLDGYNVIITVESILNNDKIVLADDGIIRDTQAVFGKYKFREITISALTLIFDFISIHRPKNIEFYLDKQVSFSGKLAHEIETMLKNYDLNGRTILSNNVDYHLVQECSKSICIIGTSDGVIVDNVEKIVDIPHLILKKLKN; encoded by the coding sequence CTGCGCCTTGGAGAGATAACATTTAATTCCCAAGATAAAATTAAAAATGCTAAACTCGATCTTAGATATTTGCTTAATCAAAATTATCGCAAAAAAGTGGCCTTGAATTTTGTGGCCAATCATTACCTTTTGAATAAGAATTGTCGTAATTACTTGGCCCGTTCTGTTTTTTCTGATTCCGTATCTCAATCCAGGAAATCTAAACTTGTTAATTTAGAGGATATTAAGGATAGTATTCTTTTTTTAGATGGATACAATGTTATTATAACTGTTGAGAGTATTTTAAATAATGATAAAATTGTTTTAGCTGACGATGGCATTATAAGAGATACTCAAGCCGTTTTTGGAAAATATAAATTTAGAGAAATTACTATTTCTGCATTAACTTTAATTTTTGATTTTATATCCATTCATCGTCCTAAAAATATAGAATTCTACTTGGACAAACAAGTCAGTTTTAGTGGAAAGTTAGCCCACGAAATCGAGACAATGCTGAAAAACTATGATCTAAATGGAAGGACAATTCTATCAAACAATGTAGACTATCATCTTGTACAAGAATGTAGTAAGTCCATCTGTATCATTGGTACCAGTGATGGTGTTATTGTAGATAATGTAGAAAAAATAGTGGATATTCCTCATTTAATTCTGAAAAAGTTGAAAAATTAA
- a CDS encoding 50S ribosomal protein L10, with amino-acid sequence MAHVAEWKKDEVNDLKELINSFEVVGIANLSDIPARQLQKMRQTLRDNATIRMSKKTLISLALDDSDKKGSINALADHMDGQPALVFTNMNPFKLFKILESNKTSAPAKAGAIATEDIVVPKGDTGFPPGPILGELQQVGIPAKIEKGKIVVQKDQVVVKAGEQVSAKVAGILTRLDIHPMEVGIDLKAAYEDETVYTADLLTIDEEKTLSDVQKAFSQALNLSVNAVIYNKESTPVIIQKAATQSINLAFNASVLTSKTSDMLLAKAYAQMLALATALSEQDSSAVDEELLEKLAASATQAPVVEEKKEEEPDEEEEEEEEEDAAAGLGALFG; translated from the coding sequence ATGGCTCACGTGGCTGAATGGAAAAAGGATGAGGTAAATGACCTTAAAGAACTGATCAACAGTTTTGAAGTGGTGGGAATCGCCAACTTATCAGATATTCCTGCCCGTCAGCTGCAAAAAATGCGGCAGACCCTAAGGGATAACGCTACCATTCGAATGTCCAAAAAAACCCTGATTAGTCTGGCCCTGGATGATTCCGACAAAAAAGGAAGCATTAATGCTCTTGCAGATCATATGGATGGTCAACCTGCATTAGTGTTCACCAACATGAACCCTTTTAAGCTATTTAAAATCTTAGAAAGTAATAAAACATCCGCTCCTGCAAAGGCCGGTGCTATTGCTACTGAAGATATAGTAGTTCCTAAGGGAGACACTGGTTTTCCACCAGGTCCTATTCTAGGTGAATTACAACAGGTAGGCATTCCAGCAAAGATTGAAAAGGGTAAAATTGTTGTACAAAAGGATCAAGTAGTAGTTAAAGCTGGAGAACAAGTTTCAGCTAAAGTCGCTGGTATTTTGACCCGTTTGGACATACATCCTATGGAAGTAGGAATAGATCTTAAAGCAGCTTATGAAGACGAAACTGTTTACACTGCTGATCTATTGACCATTGATGAAGAAAAAACCCTTTCAGACGTTCAAAAGGCCTTTTCTCAGGCATTAAACTTGTCTGTAAATGCGGTTATTTACAACAAAGAGTCTACTCCTGTTATCATCCAGAAAGCAGCAACTCAATCCATCAACCTTGCATTCAACGCATCTGTGCTCACATCTAAAACTTCTGACATGTTACTGGCCAAAGCTTATGCTCAAATGCTAGCTTTAGCAACTGCATTATCTGAACAAGATTCCAGTGCTGTCGATGAAGAACTTCTTGAAAAACTAGCAGCAAGTGCTACTCAAGCACCAGTTGTTGAAGAAAAGAAAGAAGAAGAGCCTGATGAGGAAGAAGAAGAGGAAGAGGAAGAAGACGCAGCAGCTGGACTCGGAGCTCTTTTCGGATAG
- a CDS encoding 50S ribosomal protein L11, protein MAKDTVEILIEGGKATPGPPLGPAIGPLGINMMQVVEQINNKTSDFVGMKVPVKIIVDSSTKEFEIEIGTPPTTALIMDELNIEKGSQDPGMDKVADLSVEQALKVARMKFDTLLANDYKHGAKEVMGTCVSMGITVDGKDPREAQKEVDQGTYDDILLA, encoded by the coding sequence ATGGCTAAAGATACCGTTGAGATTCTCATAGAAGGCGGAAAAGCCACTCCAGGTCCACCATTAGGTCCTGCGATTGGTCCGTTAGGAATTAACATGATGCAAGTAGTAGAACAAATAAATAACAAAACTTCTGATTTTGTAGGAATGAAAGTACCTGTGAAAATCATTGTAGATAGTTCTACTAAAGAATTTGAAATTGAAATTGGAACTCCACCAACCACTGCACTGATCATGGATGAGCTAAATATTGAAAAAGGCTCCCAAGATCCTGGAATGGATAAAGTGGCTGACCTGTCTGTTGAACAGGCCCTGAAAGTTGCCAGAATGAAATTTGATACTCTTTTGGCCAATGACTACAAACACGGAGCTAAAGAAGTTATGGGTACTTGTGTAAGTATGGGCATAACTGTTGATGGTAAAGATCCTCGCGAAGCTCAAAAAGAAGTAGATCAGGGTACTTATGACGACATTTTATTAGCTTAA
- a CDS encoding 50S ribosomal protein L1, with amino-acid sequence MKQEIMEAVKKAKEQTKPRNFTQSIDVVINIKDLDVNKPENRFDEVVSLPNGRGKEVKIAFIADGELAVQAEKAGADLVITKTGLEDLGKDRKEAKKLANRHNFFVAQADMMPLVGRFLGPVLGPRKKMPQPVPASAKPEPIITRLQSTVKVKIKDQPVIQTLVGTQDMDEELIADNIEAVLSILDRKLEKGRNQIKSMYIKTTMGPVVRVV; translated from the coding sequence ATGAAACAAGAGATAATGGAAGCGGTGAAGAAGGCTAAAGAACAGACCAAGCCGAGAAACTTCACACAATCCATTGATGTTGTTATAAACATCAAGGATTTGGACGTCAATAAACCTGAAAATAGGTTTGACGAAGTAGTCTCTCTACCAAATGGACGCGGAAAAGAGGTTAAAATCGCTTTTATCGCAGATGGTGAACTGGCTGTTCAAGCTGAAAAGGCCGGTGCAGATTTAGTAATCACTAAAACTGGATTGGAAGATCTGGGTAAAGACCGGAAAGAAGCCAAAAAGCTTGCTAATCGACACAACTTCTTTGTAGCTCAGGCCGATATGATGCCTCTGGTAGGTAGATTCCTGGGACCTGTATTAGGGCCTCGGAAAAAAATGCCTCAACCAGTACCTGCATCAGCAAAGCCAGAACCTATTATAACTAGGCTACAAAGTACTGTGAAAGTCAAAATCAAAGACCAACCTGTAATTCAAACTTTAGTGGGAACACAGGATATGGACGAAGAATTGATTGCAGACAATATCGAAGCAGTTCTCAGCATTCTTGACCGTAAACTAGAGAAAGGAAGAAATCAGATAAAATCCATGTATATTAAAACAACCATGGGTCCAGTAGTGAGGGTGGTTTAA
- the alaS gene encoding alanine--tRNA ligase, producing MSHQLEELGYKKSTCVACGNDFWSINDRNTCGDAPCDKYEFIGNPATKKKYDLYQIQKSFKDFFQKNGHTPIERYPVLAKRWRDDVFLVGASIYNFQPWVSSGMVEPPANPLVVAQPSIRLNDVDNVGRTGRHMTCFTMGGHHAFNTPDNQIYWENETVKYCHDFIKHIGINPAEITFIESWWEGGGNAGPCYEICVRGVELATLVFIQYRTLPGGKKEKIPLTIVDTGYGLERFAWISQGTPTAYDACFGPVIDQLKNITSVDVDERILAENAKVAGMMDIETFADLRALRKQVANRLEITVEELEKSAEPMEAIYVIADHTRCLAFMLADGVIPSNVKEGYLARLVLRRTIRFMHDLEMKESLSEVMNIQSDFMASHYPEILKHQDHIHNIINLEEKRYAKTVSKGRNLVKKSIKHLKNENKDEMPLDMLIQLYDSQGIPPETIKEISEDLQFPVNVPDNFYTLVANEHEEEAVEEKAPVELDYPATKLFFYDDPSQIEFEAKVLGFYQENVILDQTVFYPEGGGQPSDIGYLEINGEQIHVKHAEKLDNVVLHKIDPEKCEELSQVSDIIGKEIKGVIDWDRRIALARNHTATHLIVASARKILGDHIWQAGAQKGVKRSRIDLSHYKRITSEEINQIEALANQYVMKNVSLNVNWMNRTEAEKKYGFILYQGGIVPGSSIRVIEIPEVDVQACAGTHVIRTGDIGIIKINKTERVQDGVERVDFSAGAAAVESMQQNDGFLMESADIFKVNADQLPKTCDRFFSEWKAFKNEINRLKGQMATLKAEGLAGKSETIGDLKVLKDMIEADMGEMQKMALDLTDADGEFDVVILGNLEGKIVGSSSKAAMSAGVKINEIIKESAAVLGGGGGGRPNLAQGAGPKFDNMVEALQLALENLKKSL from the coding sequence ATGTCTCACCAGCTTGAAGAACTTGGATACAAAAAAAGCACTTGTGTGGCCTGTGGAAATGATTTCTGGTCAATAAATGATCGTAATACTTGTGGGGATGCTCCCTGTGATAAATACGAGTTCATTGGAAATCCAGCTACCAAGAAGAAATACGACCTCTATCAAATTCAAAAATCTTTCAAGGATTTTTTCCAGAAAAATGGACACACGCCCATTGAGCGTTATCCGGTACTGGCCAAGCGCTGGCGGGACGATGTTTTTTTGGTAGGAGCATCTATTTACAATTTCCAGCCATGGGTATCTTCTGGAATGGTAGAACCACCAGCTAATCCATTGGTTGTGGCCCAACCTTCTATACGCCTTAATGATGTGGACAATGTAGGTCGAACCGGTCGACACATGACTTGTTTTACCATGGGCGGTCACCATGCATTTAATACTCCAGATAATCAGATTTACTGGGAAAATGAGACCGTAAAATACTGTCACGATTTTATTAAACATATTGGAATTAATCCTGCGGAAATAACTTTCATTGAATCCTGGTGGGAAGGCGGTGGAAATGCCGGACCATGTTATGAGATTTGTGTACGGGGAGTGGAACTTGCCACATTAGTATTTATTCAATACCGGACGCTTCCTGGTGGAAAAAAGGAAAAAATACCATTGACCATTGTAGATACTGGCTACGGCCTGGAAAGATTCGCCTGGATATCTCAGGGAACTCCTACAGCTTATGATGCTTGTTTTGGACCAGTTATTGACCAGCTTAAGAATATTACTAGTGTGGATGTTGATGAGAGAATTCTAGCTGAAAATGCTAAAGTAGCAGGTATGATGGACATAGAAACCTTTGCTGATTTAAGAGCCCTTAGAAAACAGGTAGCAAATCGTCTAGAAATTACTGTAGAAGAACTGGAAAAATCTGCTGAACCAATGGAGGCCATTTATGTCATTGCGGACCACACTCGGTGTCTGGCCTTCATGCTGGCTGATGGAGTCATTCCTTCTAATGTAAAAGAAGGATATCTGGCCCGACTAGTCTTGCGAAGGACCATAAGATTCATGCACGATTTAGAAATGAAAGAATCACTTTCAGAGGTAATGAATATCCAATCTGACTTCATGGCGTCTCATTATCCAGAGATTTTAAAACATCAGGACCATATTCATAATATTATTAATTTAGAAGAGAAAAGATATGCTAAAACTGTTTCTAAAGGAAGAAATTTAGTTAAAAAGAGTATTAAACATCTTAAAAATGAAAATAAAGATGAAATGCCTCTGGACATGCTTATCCAACTCTATGATTCTCAGGGAATACCTCCAGAAACCATAAAAGAAATCTCAGAAGATCTTCAATTTCCGGTAAATGTTCCAGATAATTTTTATACTCTGGTGGCCAATGAACACGAAGAGGAGGCAGTAGAAGAAAAAGCTCCGGTTGAACTGGATTATCCAGCCACCAAACTGTTTTTCTATGATGATCCATCTCAAATAGAGTTTGAAGCTAAAGTTCTGGGTTTTTATCAAGAAAATGTTATTTTGGATCAAACCGTGTTTTATCCTGAAGGAGGAGGCCAACCTTCGGATATTGGATATTTAGAAATAAATGGGGAGCAAATTCACGTAAAACACGCAGAAAAATTGGATAACGTTGTTTTACATAAAATTGACCCTGAAAAATGTGAAGAATTATCCCAAGTTTCAGATATTATTGGAAAAGAAATTAAAGGGGTAATTGACTGGGATAGGCGTATTGCTCTGGCCCGTAACCACACGGCCACTCACCTTATTGTGGCATCAGCTCGAAAAATCTTGGGCGATCACATCTGGCAGGCTGGAGCTCAAAAAGGAGTAAAAAGATCCAGAATAGATCTTTCACACTACAAACGTATCACTTCTGAGGAAATAAACCAGATTGAAGCTCTGGCCAATCAGTACGTCATGAAAAATGTATCTTTAAATGTGAATTGGATGAACCGGACCGAGGCCGAGAAAAAATATGGATTCATATTGTATCAAGGGGGAATAGTCCCTGGATCGTCTATAAGGGTTATTGAGATTCCTGAAGTGGATGTACAGGCCTGTGCTGGTACTCATGTCATTAGAACTGGGGATATTGGGATTATTAAGATTAATAAGACCGAAAGAGTTCAGGATGGGGTTGAAAGAGTCGATTTCTCTGCAGGTGCTGCTGCGGTGGAATCCATGCAGCAAAATGATGGTTTCTTAATGGAAAGTGCAGATATTTTCAAGGTCAATGCTGATCAACTCCCTAAAACCTGCGATAGGTTCTTCTCTGAATGGAAAGCCTTTAAAAATGAAATAAACCGACTTAAAGGTCAGATGGCTACCTTAAAAGCCGAAGGTCTGGCAGGTAAATCTGAAACCATTGGGGATTTAAAGGTCCTCAAAGACATGATTGAAGCAGATATGGGTGAAATGCAGAAAATGGCCCTGGATCTTACTGATGCTGATGGAGAATTTGATGTGGTCATTTTAGGTAACCTGGAAGGTAAGATCGTAGGATCTTCATCTAAAGCGGCCATGTCTGCAGGAGTTAAAATAAATGAGATAATTAAAGAATCTGCTGCAGTTCTTGGAGGTGGAGGTGGAGGCCGACCTAACCTTGCTCAAGGGGCTGGGCCTAAATTTGATAATATGGTTGAAGCTTTGCAATTGGCTTTAGAAAATCTTAAAAAGAGTTTATAA
- a CDS encoding methanogenesis marker 16 metalloprotein: MLNNTIEKINQKIINGKANVLTAEEVTKLVMDGDTPSAEDVDVVTTGTCGIMSGTAAILHLTAGVAGSFKKAKKIYLNGVPGFPGPCPNEWLGSVDLMIYGTAHSVNDHEYGGGFLFKDMVAGKEIEIEVESIHGEIIKSTTTLEEMGTAKMIGTRMAFKNYTAFVNPNQEPVSSIFHAIDMEGPFKGLSFSGCGEINPLQNDPLMKTICMGSRILLNGSEGFIMDNGTRSTPEKPNLMLTADMHDMNAHYLGGFKTAAGPEIFDSVAIAIPITSQEVLERTFVKNADINLPVADIKGRHLPLTETNYGEMWDGADERPIYHPEKCANCAKCIVRERCPTMAFADTLNTKKCFGCGMCAYSCEYGTFEMKTGSVELKLAQGDVDVPIACRQSDLKRAREITLELKEKIENGSFLIYNCF, from the coding sequence ATTTTGAATAATACAATTGAGAAAATTAATCAAAAAATAATAAATGGTAAAGCTAACGTTTTAACTGCTGAAGAAGTCACAAAACTAGTTATGGATGGTGATACTCCTTCTGCTGAAGACGTAGATGTGGTAACCACTGGTACTTGCGGTATAATGTCTGGAACAGCAGCTATTCTCCATTTAACTGCTGGAGTGGCGGGTTCATTTAAAAAGGCCAAAAAAATATACTTAAATGGAGTTCCGGGATTTCCAGGCCCTTGTCCCAATGAATGGTTGGGTTCAGTGGATTTAATGATTTATGGAACGGCCCACAGTGTAAATGATCATGAATATGGTGGTGGATTCTTATTCAAGGACATGGTGGCTGGAAAAGAGATTGAAATTGAAGTAGAATCCATTCACGGAGAAATAATCAAATCAACTACTACTCTGGAAGAAATGGGCACTGCCAAGATGATTGGAACCCGTATGGCCTTTAAAAATTACACGGCCTTTGTAAACCCTAACCAAGAACCAGTATCCTCAATATTCCATGCCATTGACATGGAAGGACCATTTAAAGGCCTTTCATTTTCAGGTTGTGGAGAAATAAACCCTCTTCAAAACGACCCACTAATGAAAACCATCTGTATGGGTAGCAGAATACTTTTAAATGGTTCTGAAGGGTTTATAATGGACAATGGTACTAGGAGCACTCCTGAAAAACCAAACCTTATGTTAACTGCGGATATGCATGATATGAATGCTCATTATCTGGGTGGATTTAAAACAGCAGCAGGTCCAGAAATATTCGATTCCGTGGCCATTGCTATTCCAATTACGAGCCAGGAAGTTTTGGAGAGGACTTTTGTTAAGAATGCTGACATCAATTTACCTGTAGCAGATATTAAAGGGCGACACTTACCTCTTACTGAGACCAACTATGGTGAAATGTGGGATGGGGCCGATGAGAGGCCAATTTATCATCCAGAAAAATGTGCCAACTGCGCAAAATGTATTGTAAGAGAAAGATGCCCTACCATGGCCTTCGCGGATACTTTAAACACCAAAAAATGCTTTGGATGTGGGATGTGTGCTTATTCATGTGAATATGGTACATTTGAAATGAAAACTGGCTCAGTTGAACTTAAATTGGCTCAGGGTGATGTGGATGTGCCTATTGCATGTAGACAATCAGATCTTAAGCGGGCCAGAGAAATTACTTTAGAGCTTAAAGAAAAAATAGAAAATGGTAGTTTCTTGATTTATAATTGTTTTTAG
- a CDS encoding DUF357 domain-containing protein: MDYKERIEIDIEKLAKNLKEIEPIKFSEKEKEVVERAKNYGDDTSYYAKKEDYMTAFGCITYAHGLIDSLRLIHNII, encoded by the coding sequence ATGGACTATAAAGAAAGGATTGAAATAGATATAGAAAAATTGGCAAAAAATTTAAAAGAAATTGAGCCTATAAAATTTAGTGAAAAGGAAAAAGAAGTTGTGGAAAGAGCAAAAAACTACGGTGATGACACCAGTTATTATGCAAAAAAAGAAGATTACATGACCGCTTTCGGATGCATAACCTACGCACATGGTCTTATTGATTCTTTAAGATTAATTCATAACATAATTTAG
- a CDS encoding fructose 1,6-bisphosphatase (catalyzes the formation of fructose-6-phosphate from fructose-1,6-bisphosphate), which translates to MKTTISVIKADVGSVAGHGLAHPALLDKCEEFLAKAREEELLEDYYITNCGDDTELIMTHRQGEENEEIHELAFNAFMAATEVARELKLYGAGQDLLSDTFSGNIKGMGPGCAEMEFKERPSDPVVVFCMDKTEPGAFNMPLFKMFADPFNTAGLVIDPSLHNGYKFEIFDVMEHRKVTMSCPEEMYDALALLGSTGRYVIKRIIRKDDNEIAAAVSTERLNLMAGQYVGKDDPVAIVRAQSGFPAAGEVVEPFAFPHLVGGWMRGSHNGPLMPVGQKDAYPVRFDGPPRVIALGFQIADCKLIGPADMFDDPAYDPARKQAAEIADYMRRHGPFEPHRLPADEMEYTSLPGVLEKLESRFENME; encoded by the coding sequence ATGAAAACAACTATTAGTGTAATAAAAGCAGATGTTGGAAGTGTTGCAGGACATGGTTTGGCTCATCCAGCCTTACTAGACAAGTGTGAGGAGTTCCTGGCAAAAGCAAGGGAAGAAGAACTTCTTGAAGATTATTATATAACCAACTGTGGTGATGATACTGAACTTATCATGACCCACAGACAAGGTGAAGAAAACGAAGAAATCCATGAACTAGCATTTAATGCATTCATGGCAGCTACTGAAGTTGCAAGAGAATTAAAACTCTACGGTGCAGGTCAGGACTTATTATCTGACACTTTCTCTGGAAACATTAAAGGAATGGGTCCAGGATGTGCAGAAATGGAATTCAAAGAAAGACCAAGTGACCCGGTGGTTGTTTTCTGTATGGACAAAACTGAACCTGGTGCATTTAACATGCCTTTGTTTAAGATGTTTGCAGATCCATTTAACACTGCCGGACTTGTTATTGATCCATCTCTTCACAATGGATACAAATTCGAAATATTTGATGTAATGGAACACCGAAAAGTGACCATGAGCTGTCCCGAAGAAATGTACGATGCACTGGCCTTATTAGGATCCACTGGTAGATACGTTATTAAACGGATTATCCGGAAAGATGACAATGAAATCGCTGCTGCAGTAAGTACTGAAAGATTAAACTTAATGGCTGGCCAATATGTGGGCAAAGATGACCCTGTGGCTATAGTAAGAGCACAGTCCGGATTCCCAGCTGCTGGTGAAGTAGTAGAACCATTTGCTTTTCCTCACTTAGTTGGAGGATGGATGAGAGGTTCTCACAACGGTCCATTAATGCCTGTTGGTCAAAAAGACGCTTACCCTGTCCGATTTGATGGACCTCCGAGGGTAATTGCTTTAGGATTCCAGATTGCTGATTGTAAACTCATAGGTCCTGCGGATATGTTTGATGATCCTGCTTACGACCCAGCCAGAAAACAAGCAGCTGAAATTGCTGATTACATGAGAAGACACGGACCTTTCGAACCTCACAGGTTACCAGCTGATGAAATGGAATACACTTCATTACCTGGAGTTCTAGAAAAATTAGAAAGTAGATTTGAAAACATGGAATAG
- the thiI gene encoding tRNA 4-thiouridine(8) synthase ThiI, translating to MEYDVIIARYGELGIKSPRVRRRFENKLVSNIKSSFQCEIKVIQGRVFIKPANYDEALDKLAKVFGIVSFSPAITTVTDFERITKDMEIYVEKLESDGLISSKTPFAIRSRRVGEHDFSSQELGAFAGSVVVGKIGAPVDLTNPQLEIFVETRQDETFIYHQKIAGPGGLPVGTQGKLIVLLSGGIDSPVAAYMMMKRGCQITALHFDNEPFTDPKALDKVQKIVEKLREYSTGVKLELKVVKYGKYLQKCSDEAEKLTCVLCKSGMYQTAEMVAHKENALGIVDGSSVGQVASQTLPNLLATRNSVSMPVLSPLIGMDKVEIENMAKKIGTYEISIIPDGGCSAVPRYPETNADMERLLDAQEAIGVDNELKSVIDSLKTV from the coding sequence ATAGAATACGACGTAATAATTGCAAGATATGGTGAATTGGGCATTAAAAGTCCTCGTGTGAGGCGAAGATTTGAAAATAAATTAGTTTCTAACATTAAAAGTTCATTTCAATGTGAGATTAAGGTAATTCAAGGTAGGGTATTTATAAAACCGGCTAATTATGATGAGGCCTTAGATAAACTGGCCAAAGTTTTTGGAATAGTTTCTTTCTCTCCAGCCATAACTACCGTAACGGATTTTGAAAGGATTACTAAAGACATGGAAATTTATGTTGAAAAACTTGAATCAGATGGACTAATTTCTTCTAAAACACCATTTGCCATTAGAAGTCGTAGGGTTGGAGAACATGACTTCTCAAGTCAGGAATTAGGGGCCTTTGCAGGATCAGTTGTTGTAGGAAAGATTGGTGCACCAGTTGATTTGACCAACCCTCAACTGGAAATATTTGTGGAAACCCGTCAAGATGAGACATTCATTTATCACCAGAAAATTGCAGGACCTGGTGGACTACCTGTAGGAACTCAAGGCAAGCTAATTGTCTTACTTTCCGGAGGCATAGACTCCCCCGTAGCAGCTTACATGATGATGAAAAGAGGATGTCAAATAACTGCTCTGCATTTTGATAATGAACCTTTCACTGATCCTAAAGCACTGGATAAAGTTCAAAAAATTGTTGAAAAACTTAGAGAATATTCTACTGGGGTCAAATTAGAATTGAAAGTGGTTAAATATGGCAAATATCTGCAGAAGTGTAGTGATGAGGCCGAAAAGCTGACCTGTGTTTTATGTAAAAGTGGAATGTATCAAACTGCAGAAATGGTGGCCCATAAAGAAAATGCACTAGGAATTGTGGATGGTAGTAGTGTGGGCCAGGTAGCTTCACAAACTCTACCTAATCTTTTGGCCACCAGAAATTCGGTTTCCATGCCGGTTTTAAGTCCCTTAATTGGTATGGATAAGGTTGAAATTGAAAATATGGCCAAAAAAATAGGTACTTATGAAATTTCTATAATTCCGGATGGTGGATGCAGTGCAGTTCCCAGATATCCAGAAACTAATGCAGATATGGAAAGACTTCTTGATGCTCAGGAAGCTATTGGTGTTGATAATGAATTAAAATCAGTTATTGATTCTTTAAAAACTGTTTAA
- a CDS encoding protein translocase SEC61 complex subunit gamma, which translates to MSYKESTISFIKQCQRVLHVAKKPDRTEFINVAKITGIGIIIIGVIGFIINMSASIFGG; encoded by the coding sequence ATGAGTTATAAAGAATCTACTATAAGTTTTATAAAACAATGTCAAAGAGTACTTCACGTAGCTAAAAAACCAGATAGGACAGAATTTATTAATGTTGCTAAAATAACAGGGATAGGAATTATAATCATCGGTGTTATAGGTTTTATAATAAATATGTCTGCTTCAATATTTGGTGGATAA
- a CDS encoding transcription elongation factor Spt5: MEDSINSIYALKTSVGQEKNVARLLARKVKNSGIEVNAILVPESLKGYVLVESSSKIDMQNPAIKVPHLRGIVEGKNAITFEEVRRFLKPEPIIASIKKGSIVELISGPFKGEKAKVVRIDESREEVVLELIEAAVPIPVTVKADQIRIIQKEAD, from the coding sequence ATGGAAGATAGTATAAACTCCATATATGCTCTCAAGACCTCAGTAGGTCAAGAGAAAAACGTGGCTAGATTGCTGGCTAGAAAGGTAAAAAATAGTGGTATTGAGGTTAACGCTATTTTAGTCCCTGAATCATTGAAAGGTTATGTTTTAGTGGAGTCTTCCTCTAAAATAGACATGCAAAACCCTGCAATAAAAGTACCTCATTTACGAGGTATTGTTGAAGGCAAAAATGCCATAACATTTGAAGAGGTAAGAAGATTCTTAAAACCTGAACCAATAATTGCTTCCATAAAAAAGGGTAGCATTGTAGAACTTATCTCGGGCCCTTTCAAAGGAGAAAAGGCAAAAGTGGTTCGTATTGATGAATCCAGGGAAGAAGTGGTCCTTGAACTTATTGAGGCCGCAGTACCTATCCCAGTAACCGTTAAAGCTGATCAAATTAGAATAATACAAAAGGAGGCTGACTAA
- the rpl12p gene encoding 50S ribosomal protein P1 produces the protein MEYIYAAMLLHTTGEEINEGNVKKVLESAGAESDDARIKALIAALEDVDIEEAMEKTAVAAAAPVAAAPVAEAAAEEEEEEEDEEEQEEEAAAGLGALFG, from the coding sequence ATGGAATACATATACGCAGCAATGTTATTGCACACCACTGGTGAAGAAATTAATGAAGGAAATGTTAAAAAGGTCTTAGAATCAGCTGGAGCAGAATCTGACGATGCTCGAATTAAAGCTTTAATAGCAGCTCTAGAAGATGTGGACATTGAAGAAGCTATGGAAAAAACTGCCGTAGCTGCCGCAGCTCCTGTAGCCGCAGCTCCTGTAGCTGAAGCCGCTGCTGAAGAAGAGGAAGAGGAAGAAGACGAAGAAGAACAAGAAGAAGAAGCAGCCGCTGGATTAGGCGCTCTCTTCGGATAA